A window of the Henckelia pumila isolate YLH828 chromosome 3, ASM3356847v2, whole genome shotgun sequence genome harbors these coding sequences:
- the LOC140887645 gene encoding LOW QUALITY PROTEIN: 15.7 kDa heat shock protein, peroxisomal (The sequence of the model RefSeq protein was modified relative to this genomic sequence to represent the inferred CDS: inserted 2 bases in 1 codon; deleted 3 bases in 2 codons), producing MALFGDPFRHFFYTPALYHTYQGSGSAPLDWIEFSNAHIFKISIPGYKEEDIKVQVEDGNILVIKGEXVKEYAQAQSQGKESNGIWHVSERSMMSGKGEFSREIELPENLKEQIKAHVENGVLTVVVPKKLLLCNNNNCSI from the exons ATGGCACTGTTTGGTGATCCCTTCAGGCATTTCTTCTACACACCTGCACTCTACCATACATACCAAGGTTCG GGCTCCGCTCCCCTTGATTGGATCGAATTTTCAAATGCCCACATCTTCAAAATAAGTATCCCAG GGTACAAGGAGGAGGACATA AAAGTACAGGTTGAAGATGGGAATATTCTGGTGATCAAAGGTGA TGTAAAGGAGTATGCTCAGGCGCAGTCTCAGGGCAAAGAGAGCAATGGCATTTGGCACGTGTCAGAGAGGAGTATGATGTCCGGGAAAGGGGAATTCTCCAGGGAAATCGAGTTGCCGGAAAATTTGAAAGAGCAGATCAAGGCTCATGTCGAGAATGGTGTGCTTACGGTGGTGGTACCCAAAAAACTATTATtgtgtaataataataattgttcTATATAG